CTCTATTTTTTTTGTTTCAAGTGTCATCGCAGACTTGCCACATCAGTCCAGATATCACTAAAGTATCTGAGAATAACGAATCATTAGACTAAAGAAATTATGACTCCCTCCCTACCTCACTCTCTCTCTCCCTGTCCACTCCCTACCTCTTACAAACATATTTGTGATTTAGACCAACTCATTGTCCTTGTCTCCTCCCATCGCATCGCAGGAGGTAAGATAGTTTTCACTAATGGTTGTTTTGATATACTTCACGCAGGACACGTCTCCTATCTTCAACGCGCCAAAGCATTAGGCGACATTCTGATTATTGGTGTTAACTCCGACAACAGCATTCGCCGTCTCAAGGGATCAACTCGTCCCATAAACCCGTTAGAAGATAGGATGCAGGTTCTGGCTGCACTAGCTTGTGTTGATTATCTCATTCCTTTTGAAGAAGATAGCCCCAGTTACCTTATTAGCAAGCTGCGCCCCAATATCTACGTCAAAGGCGGCGACTATACGAAAGAAACTTTACCAGAAACACCCGTAGTAGAAAACTACGGTGGAGCGATTGAATTCTTGCCCTTTTTAGAAAATCGTTCAACAAGTAAAATCATTGAACGGATTTCCCAAGGTAAAAATGATTTATAAGCAATACCTTCGCCAATTAAGGAGGCTTGATATAGAAAAAATTCAGATAAGTAGGTCGGTACAAATAAAGTTAACTAGTTAAGGCAGTCATTAGTCATTGTAAGAGTTTCAGAGTTTTCACATTTCTTAACATAGTTCGGTTTATTCTTACCTACCTACTTAATACAGATTTATTTTTCCCATCCGGCAAAAAACTGAGTCAATAAAATCCTGTATGGTTTTTGTGGAAGTAATTTTGACTGTCCTGTATGTCTGGGTCAGGATTTTAGGTTTTGCCTAATAATTAAGCATAGGCAAGTCTATGGCTGTTTTGGCAAAAGTTAGACTACCTCTTTTTTTGGTAAAAGTATTGATAAGCAATTAAATATTTCGGCTGGTGCTGCGCCCATATAACGTTAGTAGCTTACCAAAAAAGTGGGTGATGCTCTTTCACCAAAATCCTGATATATTTCACTCTCCCAACTTCCGCAACTTCCGCAACTTCCCCTGCTTACTCATATGTATCAACTTTAAAGTGAAACGGTATGAAATCCCCGTCCTTCCTGGACGGCTTTTATTTATTTTTTGTCCCAAGAACTACGTGATATCTTTGAATTTAAATTCCTATCAAGGAGATTTTGTCAAAAGTTTGTGGTTCAAAAACTCTTGGGTGGATGAACTGTGGTTCGCCATTTTACGTGAAAGATGAAAATACACTTAACTCTAAAGTATATAAAAAAGTCACTGTGTAGAGTTTTATTTTGACTTCACAAATATCTATAAATTGGAGAAATCTTTGATAATTTGCTCCAAAAAATGTATTTTTTATCACTTTTCTTTTTTACTAATATAGTTTACTTGGAGTAGTGATTGAGTCTGAAAGTTCCTTTATAGGAGGTTTTCTATTTTTTATTTTAGGTGACATAACTCTTCATATACTGATTTTTAGGAATTTTTACCTTATTTTATAAAACTGCGTAATGCATGTGTTTTAAGTAGTTTTTATCTCAACTTGTCGAGCGTGAAAAAGTAGAAAAAAGAGTGAATATCTCAATACCCACCAGTTAACTAGATTACCTTGAAAAGATATCATAACACTAGTTTCTTATGACAACATCAGATATAAAATCAGGGAGAAGTACTTACTTTAATGTTAAGAGGAGTGATTAGTTAAGATGAGTAAGCTTCTTAAAACCATTGCAGCCTCCCTAGTTTTTGGTATGGCACTTGCTGCACCAGTAGCTACATTTCCATCATTAGTCCAGGCACAAATGCCCGCAACTACAACCACCCCTACACCGACAGGTACAGCCACCCCCACACCAACAGGTACAGCTAAACCTCGCACCACAGGAGGCAAAAAAACTCCTGCCAAAAAACCTACCACAGGAACAACTAATAAACCAGGTACCAGAGGAACAACCAGTAAACCTACCACAGCAACACCTACAAGCTCGCCTACACCTGGTTCAACGACACCTTATACTGGTGGGCCTACACCCACAGGTTCACCTACGCCCACAACAACACCAACAAGGTAAAAAGTAAAAACGGTTAGGCAAGATAGGTGATCGCATAGCGCGCCCTATGCCCCAAACAAGCTTCGCTTGGTTGCCCCAAATCGGAGATTTTGGGGAGAGGGGTTTCTTGAAGGAAACCCCTCTGGGCATATACCGGCGATCGCGCCATTCAATATTGATACAAAATTGATACAAAAGCTCCATGTGCATAATGCCTTGGAGCTTTGTTATTGCTTGTGAGTTAAAGTTATTAACACAACAATATCTCTCAATTTATATGCAAAAATCGGGCTACATCCTGGCATTGGATTTGGGTACAACAGGTAACCGTGCCTTTTTGTTTAACGCAGATGGTAAGATTGTTGGTCAGGCATATCAGGAACTAACACAGTACTATCCTCAGCCTGGATGGTTGGAACATGATCCATTAGAAATTTGGCAGGCAACTTGCTGGGTGATGCAAACTGCGATTAAAAATGCCCAGATTGCTCCTGATGAAATTATCGCTGTTGGACTAACAGTACAGCGGGAAACTTGCTTAATTTGGGATAAAACAACTGGTCAACCTCTCCATAGGGCGATCGTCTGGCAAGATCGCCGCACTGCTCCTTTATGCCATCAGTTACAAGAGCAAGGATATGCGCAGGAGATTTCAGATCGCACAGGACTCATTGTTGATGCCTATTTTTCAGCCACAAAGCTGTCATGGCTGTTAGAGCATTTTCCAGGCGTTGACCTCACAAATATTTTAGCTGGAACGATTGATACCTGGGTGCTGTGGAACCTAACGGGTGGAAAAGTTCACGCCACTGATCACAGCAACGCCAGCCGTACCATGCTGATGAATTTGGCAAGGTGTGAGTGGGATGAAACACTGCTGACTCTGTTTAAGATACCTCGTCATATCCTGCCCCAAATTCAGCCTAGCTTGGGAACTTTTGGAGTGACTGATGCTAGCTTGTTAGGCGTTGAAATTCCCATCACTGCCATTTTGGGAGATCAACAAGCTGCTTTGTTTGGACATGGCTGTCATTCTCCCGGATTGATGAAATGTACTTATGGTACTGGGAGCTTTTTAGTCGCTCACACTGGTTCTCAAATCGTGCGTTCACAACATCAACTTTTGAGTACTTTGGCATGGACTCAAGCAAACACAAACGGAACTTTGGATGTGGGCTATGCATTGGAAGGTAGCATATTCACGAGTGGGGCTTGCATCAAATGGCTACGCGATCGCATTACTCTAATCACAACTGCCGCTGAGACTGAAGCACTCGCAAATCAAGTCACAGATAACGGCGGAGTTTACTTTGTGCCCGCATTTAGTGGACTGGGTGCGCCTCATTGGGATATGAGTGCTAGGGGAGCCTTTTTTGGAATTACTGCAATGGTACAGCGCGAGCATTTGGTACGTGCAGTACTGGAGGCATTGGCTTACCAAGTTCAGGAAGTTGTACAGGCAATTCAAGGATCCAACACTATTCCCATCGAACGACTGAGTGTGGACGGTGGTGCCTGTGAGAATAACTTCCTCATGCAGTTCCAAGCAGATGTGTTAGGGATACCAGTTGAACGTCCAGCGATACGCGAAATGACAGTCCAAGGTATCGCGTTTGCAGCAGGTCTTGCTGCTGGATTTTGGGATAATGATCACTTACTCGTGCAGCAACGACGAATTGAGCGCGTGTTTTTACCTGGTGTGGGCAGAAATCACGCTTTGGAAAACTTTACAACTTGGCAAAAAGCAGTTGAACGCGCTAAGCACTGGGCTGATTAATTGCAGCGATCTGCAATCATCCACTTCAACCAGGATTAATTGCAACTAGCCTAAACGCCTTTATTGCAGGTTGCTACACGTAGGTTTCAGGTTCCTTCCTATTCGCGGGCGAAAGTTATGATGCAGAACCACAAAGAAAGTATTCAATTGCGTCTGCGACTTCCTGCGTAACTTCGACAGAAGGCAGATGGCTCCTCGAACTCGATCTATAAATGTGATACCAGTGGTGTTTGTTTGCAAAAACTTGTTGTGCTTCAAGATATTTGGTGTCATCCAGTAGGGAATAAAGGCTCTTCATTTGCGTTGGTGAGTAAATATTGAGCACTGTTGGAGCCGGAGCAAGCGTCTCAAGAAAACGCAAAGCACTGCCAAATTCTCTGTATGACCTGCTTATTTCTCGACCCGCGCGCGACCACATGTCGAAATCGTAATTTGTCATAAACTCATGGAAGGGTTTGGCGAGGTTAGGATCACCTACCGACCAACCGATGAATAGTGCGTCACGCGCACTTTGCCATTGATCGGGCTTTTGTATCTTATCCAAGGTCTCAAAGAATATCTCAGGCGGCTCAATAATGATCCACTCCAGAAAGACCATCTTTGGAACGCGATTAACCAACCTACGCCTTAGTTCAATCGCTATCCATCCAGCGTGTGCGACTGAGACTGTGACGAATTCATTTATGTTAAGTGAATCTACAAGCTTAATAGTTTCACGGATCATATCTTCACTGCCAAAGTCTCCCTCTGGGCGTCGTGATTCGTTATGTCCCAGTAAATCAACATTGATAACTCTTCGCTTTTTGCTTTCGATTTCGGCAAGTGCTGCCAAAATCCCCCGGTCAGCGCACCATCCTGGAAACAAGAGTAAGGCAGGTTCGCCTGCTCCTATGTCGTCGAAAGCAAGTTTTGATTCTCCAATTAGCTCATCCATACATACATCCAATACCATTGTATTGCCAAAATTTTTTGAGGACGGGGCGTGGGTAGCATTCGCGTTCTAAACCGCCTGGGAGTAGCAACGGATGCTGGAGCGCGAAGTGGATTACTGTAGCTTAAGTTTCACTTCGTTCAACGCAACACCCGCGTTCCTTAGTTGGGTTTTGCGCTTTGTCAGCATCAATAGAATGTCCACAGACCTGGAGTGATCAATTCAAGGAGGTGTTCATCCGGATCTCGGAAATACAGGCTCCAGCCACCCTGTTTCCAATGAACCTTGCTGTCGATGGCGATACCTCGGGAAGCCAGTCGTTCTTCCCAAAACTCTAGCTCGGATGCTGCAATTGAGAACGCCACGTGCAAGCGACCACTTCCACCATGAGGAGGAATCACCCCTTCTACCGTACCGACGGGAGATGTTGTCCTCCCAGGCTCTTGAGCGATGCTCTTGGGGAACAGGATGAGGGCTTGTCGGTTGGGCACCCGGAGCACACAGATCATTTCATCCATGATCTCTTTCTCAAATCCGAATAGGTCTTTATAGAACTCAACTGAGTGTGGCAAGTCTTCGACATATAGCACGGATTCAACAATCCCATTGACGGTTTGCTTCTGGGTCATGGAATATAGCCTCTTCAAGAATAGCTACTATTGACTCTTAAATTATAGTAATAGATATTTAGACGTTAAACTATTTATGGTCTAAAATACACATAAAGTAATATTTAGGGCTAAAATATTAATGGTTGAACTCGCCGCTCTACTCATGGTCTTAAGTTGCTAGAGTGTTGTTTTTGGGCGGTTTAACAGTTCTTGGTCACTCAGTCGTAGGCAACTCACAAAGTTAAAGATGAACAAAGCAGATAGGATTAGACAAGTAGCGCTCGACTGGCAAGTGACGCGACCGGAAATCGACCCACGCCCGATGGTGCGAGTGCTGGCAGTGCTTCGTTCAGCCCTAGAACTCGAAAAGGCGACTGAAAAGCTCTTTGCCCGGTATGACTTGAATACGGCAACGTTTGGAGTCCTCGCAACACTGCGCCGTTCTTCGCCACCTGAGGGGATGACCCTTTCTCAATTAGCTCAATTTGTCCTAGTCACACCAGCTTCCATCACCAATCGCGTTGATCGTTTGGAAGCACGGGGTTTAGTCGAGCGGTATGATGCTACAAATGATCGACGGTGTTGGTTAGTGCGTCTGACTCAGAAGGGATATGACCTCATCAATGAGTTGATTCCGCAACATGTGGAGAATGAGCGCCAGTTGCTTTCTGGTTTAAATGAGCAGGAACAGGAGCAACTTTATTTGCTGCTACTTAAGCTACTGGCAAGTCTAGAGGATGACTAAAATTGGTTTTCAGACAACGGGGAATCGTGCTTTCTCTGTTGTTAAAATGGCATGTCATATTTGTAGCGACCTAGAATTGCAATTATAATATTTGCTCTAAGCTGCTCTCAAAGAAGAATTTCAGGCAGAATTGTTTCTAACTGGAGAAGTGATAAGTCCGCTTGTTTAACTGCAACTAATTGCCAAAAAAACGGGCGTTACTGATTTTAAGTATGAATCTAGTTTTGTCATGCTGAATGCAGCGTAAGCGCAAAGTGCACGCCAAGGGCGAACGCGCAGCGTGTCCCCTTGGGACTCAGCGAAATGCAGACACGAAATGGCTTCCCGCAAGCTAGCATCTACCAGGATTCTAAGCGCCAAAGGCGCACGCTTCGCGAACGCTTCACTTCGTTACGCTCAGAATGACAATTCATACCCTGATTCAGCAACGCCAAAAAACGACAGTTTTATGTAGGAAATTCGCTAGAACTTTATTTATCTTTTTTAACTCCCCAGGCGGGATTCGAACCTGCGACCAATCGATTAACAGTCGATCGCTCTACCACTGAGCTACTGAGGAACGCTCTGAATAATAATAATAGTCGTTAAATAAGGATTTGGCAAGTACTTTTGGAAAATTTTTTGGATTTTTTTTGGTAGACGCGAAACAGTAGTATTTGCAAGCCTTTGCCGTTCACAGTTCCTCTCAACCAGCAGGAGAAAGTTAAAAACACAGGTACTGGCTCTCAAAACTCAAAACTCACAGATGATTTATAAAGTAAACCTTAAATTGTAGGGTGCGTTCACATTTAACAGGTGCCGTATCTCCTCCACAAGGAAGCTGTCTTTGTAAGTTCCGTTCGCTTTGTGCGTGTCCTGTGGAGATCAGGACAAAGCGCAAAGGCAAAGCGAACGCGCAGCGGGCAAGGAAGGGCATATAATAATGAGACGCGTGAATGTTTTATAGTCCCATACGCATCTGAGCTAAACGTTGACGTGCCTTGGCGTCGATAGAATTAGCTAAGAACCTTGTGTTAGAATGTTTTCGTACCTTAGATTTTTGCCGCACACGACAAACAGTGGCTTCTACCTGATAACACAGTTGCTGTGCTGACATCCATTCAGCCCCGTACCCTTGTACCATCAACTGTTGTGCTCGATCTGATGTAGCAACAATCATGCGAGAAATAAGAGATTGGGCTAGTGAGGAGCGTAAAGATGCACAGACTTTTTCGATGTAAGTGTCTGCTGTCTGCGCAAACTCTGTATAATGAACCGATAGAAGCTCTGTGATAATTTGTCTGCTGCTACAGCTGTTTTGATATTGAGCGTCGAATACGACTTGAGTCTCATAACCTTGAAACGCACTGTAGCCAATCAAAGCTTCGATTAATTCGTAACGGGCTGCCTCTAATCCAGCAGTGTCACGGGTTATTTTCAAGCAAGACCAAGTGCCTATGATGTTGTAGCCGTCCACAAGCAAAACGGCTCGGGGTAAGGAAGAGAGCATGATTTTGGATCACAATTTTCTAAAGTTAACAAAATTCATTCATCATAAGATTCATAGTAATTGAAGCATGGGTTGTAACACTATGTTACAAAACGAAAAATGTATATGGGGGTATAGAGAAAAATCGATGCAAAGTATGCCCATAGGGCCTGCAAGGCAAACGAGATTTCCCCTATACCCTTGTATCCTTAAGTTTCAGGAGTTTTGTCGTGCAATTCCATCAGCCGTCGTTTGAGGCGCTGTGGTTCTCCATGATCCAATAAACAACCTTTTTCTAGTAGCAAAGCGCCGTCACAGTAATTTAACTCGTCTAAGCGATGAGTAACCCACAGAGCTGTGATACCACGATTTTTGACTAGGCGGCGGACACTAGCTACGAGTTCCAATTGGCTATCTGGATCAAGTAAAGCGGTGGGTTCATCTAACAATAGGACTTCACAGCGACGGGCTAAAGCGCCAGCGATCGCCACTCGTTGTTTTTGTCCACCACTCAAAGCATAAATAGGACGTTTTTGCAGTGAAAGTAAATTCACTGCTTCGAGCGCCTCCTGAACGCGAGTTCTCACAGCAGCAGGTGGGAGTTTTTCTTCCACTAGCCCAAAAGCCACATCAGCACCAACTGTTGGCATGACGAGTTGATGATCCGGATTTTGGAAGACAAAGCCCACAGGATGTGAAAGTTGAATTTCCCCAGACTCAGGGGTTAATAGCCCTGCTATGAGTCTGAGTAAGGTGGATTTGCCACTCCCATTTGTACCCAAGAGCATCCAAAATTCACCCTTGGGTACTTCCAGAGAGCAAGACTTAATCACATTCTCTCCGGATAACCAGCTAAAATTTAAATCCTTAACTCCTATGCCCAGTTCCACCATGTGTGTATACGAGTTAATTACTCAGCTGCTATAGCGAAGAAACCAGGTGGTCTACCACCAGCAGCAGCCCCGCCTTCTCTCTGAGTCAGCTGAACTCCAGAAATCTCACTAGCACGGACAGCTATTTTCTTTTCTGTCTTTCCTTCGCTTTTGAGTTCCACAATATCAGGGCTGCCAGTTTGCATAGCACCCACAATCATCTGATAAACTGCCTCAGCATCCTCAGAGGTTTTACGCTCTATGGATATGGGGAAAGCTGTGTTCTTTACGGTTAAGTCGATACTAAACATTTCGCTTCAATGAAATTAAGGTGCAGGACTCATTTTAACGTTAGCTTGCGTGGAGGGAGTTTGAGGAGGTCGCCAACCGGAAAAATTAAAATTAGATTAAGGAAATGAAAAACACACTAGAAAAATCTGAGAACTTTATATACAATTGGATTAGAGTTGGTAAATAATTGTAAACGGCAATTGACAACTCAATAAATTCTCTGTTCTAGGCAGGCAGTCAAATGTCTATCCTGGAGTCGGCAGAGGAAACCCGCAATAATAAGATTTTGGAGATTCGTTGTAATGACCATTGCAGTAGGACGCGCCCCGTCAAAACGGGGGTGGTTTGATGTTCTCGACGACTGGTTAAAGCGAGACCGTTTCGTATTCGTAGGTTGGTCAGGAATACTACTGTTCCCCTGCGCCTTCCTAGCATTAGGCGGCTGGCTAACCGGTACAACTTTTGTCACCTCTTGGTACACCCACGGGATAGCATCATCCTACTTAGAAGGATGTAACTTCCTGACAGTCGCAGTATCGACCCCAGCAGACGCAATGGGACACTCGTTATTACTATTGTGGGGACCAGAAGC
This portion of the Brasilonema sennae CENA114 genome encodes:
- a CDS encoding ABC transporter ATP-binding protein — protein: MVELGIGVKDLNFSWLSGENVIKSCSLEVPKGEFWMLLGTNGSGKSTLLRLIAGLLTPESGEIQLSHPVGFVFQNPDHQLVMPTVGADVAFGLVEEKLPPAAVRTRVQEALEAVNLLSLQKRPIYALSGGQKQRVAIAGALARRCEVLLLDEPTALLDPDSQLELVASVRRLVKNRGITALWVTHRLDELNYCDGALLLEKGCLLDHGEPQRLKRRLMELHDKTPET
- a CDS encoding NYN domain-containing protein — translated: MLSSLPRAVLLVDGYNIIGTWSCLKITRDTAGLEAARYELIEALIGYSAFQGYETQVVFDAQYQNSCSSRQIITELLSVHYTEFAQTADTYIEKVCASLRSSLAQSLISRMIVATSDRAQQLMVQGYGAEWMSAQQLCYQVEATVCRVRQKSKVRKHSNTRFLANSIDAKARQRLAQMRMGL
- a CDS encoding alpha/beta fold hydrolase, giving the protein MDELIGESKLAFDDIGAGEPALLLFPGWCADRGILAALAEIESKKRRVINVDLLGHNESRRPEGDFGSEDMIRETIKLVDSLNINEFVTVSVAHAGWIAIELRRRLVNRVPKMVFLEWIIIEPPEIFFETLDKIQKPDQWQSARDALFIGWSVGDPNLAKPFHEFMTNYDFDMWSRAGREISRSYREFGSALRFLETLAPAPTVLNIYSPTQMKSLYSLLDDTKYLEAQQVFANKHHWYHIYRSSSRSHLPSVEVTQEVADAIEYFLCGSAS
- a CDS encoding MarR family transcriptional regulator, whose amino-acid sequence is MNKADRIRQVALDWQVTRPEIDPRPMVRVLAVLRSALELEKATEKLFARYDLNTATFGVLATLRRSSPPEGMTLSQLAQFVLVTPASITNRVDRLEARGLVERYDATNDRRCWLVRLTQKGYDLINELIPQHVENERQLLSGLNEQEQEQLYLLLLKLLASLEDD
- a CDS encoding VOC family protein is translated as MTQKQTVNGIVESVLYVEDLPHSVEFYKDLFGFEKEIMDEMICVLRVPNRQALILFPKSIAQEPGRTTSPVGTVEGVIPPHGGSGRLHVAFSIAASELEFWEERLASRGIAIDSKVHWKQGGWSLYFRDPDEHLLELITPGLWTFY
- the glpK gene encoding glycerol kinase GlpK, with translation MQKSGYILALDLGTTGNRAFLFNADGKIVGQAYQELTQYYPQPGWLEHDPLEIWQATCWVMQTAIKNAQIAPDEIIAVGLTVQRETCLIWDKTTGQPLHRAIVWQDRRTAPLCHQLQEQGYAQEISDRTGLIVDAYFSATKLSWLLEHFPGVDLTNILAGTIDTWVLWNLTGGKVHATDHSNASRTMLMNLARCEWDETLLTLFKIPRHILPQIQPSLGTFGVTDASLLGVEIPITAILGDQQAALFGHGCHSPGLMKCTYGTGSFLVAHTGSQIVRSQHQLLSTLAWTQANTNGTLDVGYALEGSIFTSGACIKWLRDRITLITTAAETEALANQVTDNGGVYFVPAFSGLGAPHWDMSARGAFFGITAMVQREHLVRAVLEALAYQVQEVVQAIQGSNTIPIERLSVDGGACENNFLMQFQADVLGIPVERPAIREMTVQGIAFAAGLAAGFWDNDHLLVQQRRIERVFLPGVGRNHALENFTTWQKAVERAKHWAD
- the rfaE2 gene encoding D-glycero-beta-D-manno-heptose 1-phosphate adenylyltransferase, which codes for MTPSLPHSLSPCPLPTSYKHICDLDQLIVLVSSHRIAGGKIVFTNGCFDILHAGHVSYLQRAKALGDILIIGVNSDNSIRRLKGSTRPINPLEDRMQVLAALACVDYLIPFEEDSPSYLISKLRPNIYVKGGDYTKETLPETPVVENYGGAIEFLPFLENRSTSKIIERISQGKNDL